Within the Candidatus Micrarchaeia archaeon genome, the region GAAATTCAGCAAACAGGACCAGAGATTGCTGGCAATCTGGGCTGCGAACTGTTCTGAGCGGGTGCTTCCGTTTTTTGAGAACGCATACCCGAAGGATAATCGGCCCCGCAAAGCCATAGAGGTATGTAGGATATGGATTCGCACGGGCGTGTTTAGGATGGCCGACATACGCAAGGCTTCGCTCACAGCCCATGCCGCTGCACGCGAAGCGAAAGAAAACAACGCGGCTTGCTTCGCCGCGCGTGCAGCAGGCCAGGCAGTGGCGACTGCACATGTTCCCCAGCACGCTTTCGGTGCTGCCTACTACGCCCTCAAAGCTGTTGCAGCAGTCGACCCTGCCAATGCCATCAAGATTGCCAAAGAACGCAATTGGCAATCACGGCGCCTTCCTGGAAATCTAAGGCAGGAAATCATGGACAGAGTACTTATCCTGAAAAATGATTCCGGAATTGCCATCAAAATACAAAAAGGCAAGGATTTTTAAAAAAATTCCATTAGGGAAATTTGTTGGTCGTCTAACTTTCCTAGGTAGATCAGCCAAAGGAAAGTGTATCAGTCCGTCCTATTGAACGTCCAATAAAACGTCGACACGTTTTATGGACCACAAAACGAATTGTCGTTTTGTCGGTCGGAACGTTCAATGGATCCCTTGTTCGTAACGACGAACAATTGGACCGCCAGGCTCTCGTTCCTTTGGTCTGCTGACCAAAAGCTCCAAAAGTCTTCGACTTTCGGATCGTCTGCCTGAGGCACGCTGGTTTTTAGACACACAGCTCATTTCCTAGGAAATTTCCGCGGAAATGGGTGACTACAAAAATAGCAAGTGTAGTC harbors:
- a CDS encoding putative immunity protein, which produces MKKFSKQDQRLLAIWAANCSERVLPFFENAYPKDNRPRKAIEVCRIWIRTGVFRMADIRKASLTAHAAAREAKENNAACFAARAAGQAVATAHVPQHAFGAAYYALKAVAAVDPANAIKIAKERNWQSRRLPGNLRQEIMDRVLILKNDSGIAIKIQKGKDF